ATATTACCTTGAGCTCTATTTACAGCGGCACCGTTTCCTCCAGCTGGTGGGagggacacaaaacaaaaactaaaatggtTGTTACTATTAAAGATGTCGataagagagagaagatgggGTATGACACACTTCACTTGAAACCCTGAGCCCCAAAATGTACACACTAATAGATCACATACGTAAATCCTGCAGCCATGTGTGGACTCATTGTTATGATTATGCACAGACCTTTTTGAAGATTTAAGATATACATATGGGAAacaaattaaaggttcagtttgtggaatttagtgacatctagtggtgaagttgcatgttgcagctgaatacctctcTCCttaccctccccttccaaacatgaaagagaacatgtggtaacttcatttgtcataaaaactcaaaaggtgtttagtttgtccactttgggctactgtaaaaaaaaaaacatggcagcctccatagagaggattCGCTCCcggtgtaaatataaagtatgtaaatataaaaaggctcattctagggtaaacagttttttcaatttagatgaaacacactagtgaaaacatcactaagattattttattttcaatttctgccaataaatccctttcacctaaatcttacacaatgGACCTTTAAAGAGAAATCAGAATATAAAAGTTAAGAGGACATAAATACACAGTTACACCAAACACATCCAACTTGTTCCTTTCATTTGTCTCCCATTCGTATATCAGAGTGAGAAGTATATTCCTCTCTTCAGCACTAGTCTGTTTCAATCTCCCATGTCCATAAGGTCTTTCGGCTCCACTATGACACCAACACCTCACACCTCAATAAAGTGCAAACTGGGTTTCAGACGGCAGTGTGACATTACTGTGAAGGATGGTCACACGGAGTATTGATTTTCATCCTCCCCCTCCGCAGATGAAACCCTGGTCAGCTGCGATGTGGAAAGCAGCCTCCCCATAACCCTGCTGAAGGTCTCGGCTTCATTTGTTGAATCCAGTCCCAACCCTGGAGCTGCAGGATATCGCACCAGCAACTTCCACAGGACCCACTCAGAGCCCCAGGAGGACGAGTGGTGTGGCACATAACGGAGTAAAAGTTCTCGTAACAGCACGGAGGGAGTTTAGAGTCACTCTCTGGCTCGGAGATGctgtaacttaaaaaaaaaaaaaaaaaaacttaaaccGTAACTATTTATACCAACAAGAAACAAAGAGTATAGGCTTTTACTTTGTGGAGATAAGGGTCGCTGATTGTTTATCGCCCCCTGCAGGACTTTCTTGAGAACTCCAATTCTTGTGACGTGACATTTTTTACAGTGAAGCTATGAGCTAAAAATCCTGACATCAAGTAACTGACAGATTTATCACATGTGCAGATTTAACTTAAGCTAAAAGCAAACACTGGTGCAGCTCTTTACTTTAACTGGAGCTTCACACTGAAAGAGGTTTTAAGCTACAGCTCAGTGTGGTCTCTATTAAGGGATATGTCTTGttattgtttaatatttttcttatcAACAAACCACCAAAACCGAACAAAAACTAATCCTACAAAAATTTTCGCTGTAGTCAAATTATATATGGTATTCCTCATTACCGcaatattttagcttaatttctgggcagtgggaggaagtggagacccgGCGTCCATCGATGAAGTCTATGCATCTCACAAGCATGATAACAAAAATTCTAAAATCATTTATCTGTTGTTGGGTTTAGACTTTTCATGGAACTTATCgacagtaaaatataaaattttaCATTTCTGCATTATCCTTTCATGTAAAGTATGTTTTTGTAATGTTGCTTTAATCTAATTTAACTTATTTTGTTGCAAATTCTGATGATTTGGCCaaaattgtttacattttaactgTTGGAagccaaaaaaataaaactctccttccttctttttAAGTTTGCTGTAATCAGACTGTTGAATTTCAGtattaataaaaagctttagaTATGCAgctacaccccccccccacacacacacacacacacacacacacagacacttgaaGCTGTAAGACGTTGAGTATATTAACATATAATATTAAAGATGGAGCACTGATGCTGACAGAAGTCTGATTTGTTTATAACACAGTAATGGGTATAGTGCAATATGAGGAAGTATGTTTGGGAATGTTTACAAGTCAAGAGTCATGCTGCTCTTCTCATTACCATCACACAGAAACAACCAACAACATAACAGCACATATTCTGTCTTATTGCTAAATTTCAAAACATTgttgattacattttcaaaaaaacgAATAAAGGTGATACACATTTTAATTCCTGCACCAAGTGCTGGACAATTTTCCGGCTAAGAATAAATTGAGGTTatacactaaacacacacatttccgcTTGACTTCAATCCCCCTTCTTGAAGACTTGCTTGGCAACGATGTCCTGAACTCTCATCTCCTgcggagagagaaacagaggatggaggggggggCCGAGATTAAAACAGGGGGTgggcaggggggtggggggttagAAATGAGCAGTGGGAATCAATATGACAGTTTGGCACATGAAAAAAGAACTAAATTAGAGATACACTAACCGAGGATCGCGTCCAAAAACACCATCAcaccccccttctctccctctcctcatcctctgacCTTGTAATCCGTCTCCCATTCTTTTCACCGTCTACTTATCTCGTTGCTTTTTTTATAGCTCCCCCCCCGTTCTTCCTGCTCCGGCTccccctcactcactcattaGTCTCTCACACTGCTCCTTACTCCTTCTGTGAAATCCACCATTTTAAAGCCTGGAGCTCGCTGGTATTTCTTTCCCGAATTTCTCCTGAACGTGGACGCAGCATCaacagtgtgttgttttgttcgGACACAAACAGAGGTATTAGAAATCCTGCGAGAGCTCTTTAGCGGAACACTGCCGATTGTTTGAAATCGTAATCCACATTGACAGATAATCTATAATCTTAAACTCTTTAACAACCCAAACTAAAAGTAGAgtgcattcctccgccaagtcccagcagtctccttatgaaaccagaGTTAAAATCAGTAGAGACATAtgtttatctggatctgcaccacaatgGCCCATCCCTTCACAAAATTTAATGGAAACCAGTTCAGTAGGTTTTGTGCAATCCTTGGCGGAGACGATGAGGTCCAGTCCTCTACATTGGCATTTCATTACAAAGTGCATTGAAGAGACTTCCACTTGTCTTTGCCCTCCTTTGTTCAGTGTCTTTTTTGCCCCTTCAGGCATGCACAGGCCagcctatttaaaaaaaaaaaagacatcttcCCACAAAGACAACATGGTGCAACAGAATACAAACTTCCAGACCTTCTCttcaaatccaaataaaatgtaaatgtggttttgtaaggcgactgttgggcctcggttGAAATAGAGTGTCCTTCTagtctgcatgttctctctcactcaccATCTTTTTCccttaatgcttttattttccttgttCCGtatccccctccctccctccctccctccctctgctttgGCCTCTTCCTCACATCTTTTCACTTGATCTATACTCTCTTACCAAATGCAGCTTGTCTCCCTCCAGCCAGTGGGTCCAGCCTCGGCCCTCTTTCTCGCCTCTCTGCACACAGAGCAGTTTGTCTCCTTCCCAGCTCACCGtggtctgcagcagcacagagatgtTGTGTGTCATTAGTATGTAAAGTGGCTCACGCTTTCAACCACAAGAGCCCTTTCGTGTCGTGCTAAaggggtttttgtttgtttgttattcatGCACCGGGTTTGAAAAGCATCCTTCCTTCTCACGTCGCTCTTTgcaggctgaagcagcaggtgGTGGTAAGAACACAAGAATAACAGCAGTAGGTTTTGCTCAGACACTCAAACTTGTGCAAACGGAGAAGTGATGCGCTATATTCACCGAACTAGGAGCCTGTGAACTTGTCCGAATAAGTCGACGTTTATattcaacaacacacagaaacacacagaaacactcacCTGACACAAGCGTCCGTCCACTGGCCCCAGGTCTTCAGTAAACTCTTCTCCGATCGTGAAATCCATGTTGAAGTTCTTGAAGGTGGTGACCGTGCGGATCTTCATGGCCCCTGAAGCCGGGTCATGGGTGATTTCTTTACTCGGCTTCAAGAGACACACGATCTTCCTCAGAGCAAAGTTTATATCTGAGAGAAGATAGAGACACTTTTAATTCAACACAGGCCAGAAGCTAAACGTGATCTTGTTAAAGGGGAGCTTTGTTCGACACtgacagtgtaaacacaatAACCCTGTGTGTGTCCGGGGTCATGTAAAGGACATGGTTCAGATTTCATTACACTAGTGTGATGAGGCAGATGAGATCATTTATAGAAGATGAAGAACAACTCAAAGTAACTGAGCAGTAGAACATACGAGCTTGATTAAAACGCAGCGCAGCGGAGTGGCTGTTTAAGAAATGGAGGATCTCTTCTACTGGACTTGTATTAGTCAACATGACGAGTTTGACTTGTTGCAGATGTTCCAAAAAAAGCTTCTCAGAGGCGACTCAAATGAAATCTTACCCAAAGCTGCGAGGTACGTGTCCAtattctgctgctccaccaTATGAAACGTGCCGGAGTAATTAGGTTTGGACATGTTGCTGCGTTTGTTCtttccaaaaacacaaacaatcgCCAGACGAGCTGAAACCTTtgctcctccttcttcttcttcgggTCGAGTGAGgatcctgcagagaaacacagccGCCCGCTCtgatttcactttcacttgcgcaacctctgtctctgtggacAATGCCCGGACTGGATGAGGTCTGTGCGTAAAATGAGCGTCAGGACCGAAGCGTTGGCACCGCAGGCTGTGCAAGAAACTCCTCACTGTGGGTTTATGAAATCCTTTTCCACTCGGGTTTTTCCCCTTGCAGGAGCACATTCAGGGGGAGGTTCACTCATCTGTTCAGGGATCAGTGACGGGCAGGGGCGGTGCTTAGGATCCCTGAAACATGTGGGTGGGGTGGAGGTGAGCAGAGCATGGATAACACATCACAgactttatttttgttatgtgttCAGCAGATCAGAATGTTAATAATCTCAATGGgatttgttgtgatgtttcatttcagacacacacaagtttgcACTTATCCTTACTAG
Above is a genomic segment from Hippoglossus stenolepis isolate QCI-W04-F060 chromosome 8, HSTE1.2, whole genome shotgun sequence containing:
- the rbp5 gene encoding retinol-binding protein 5, which encodes MCSCKGKNPSGKGFHKPTVRSFLHSLRCQRFGPDAHFTHRPHPVRALSTETEVAQVKVKSERAAVFLCRILTRPEEEEGGAKVSARLAIVCVFGKNKRSNMSKPNYSGTFHMVEQQNMDTYLAALDINFALRKIVCLLKPSKEITHDPASGAMKIRTVTTFKNFNMDFTIGEEFTEDLGPVDGRLCQTTVSWEGDKLLCVQRGEKEGRGWTHWLEGDKLHLEMRVQDIVAKQVFKKGD